In the genome of Thermodesulfobacteriota bacterium, the window GCTGTCCATCGGCATCGACCGGATCTGGGAGCGGGTCCGGCGGCTCACGGAGCGGTTCTTCGAGAAGGCGCGGGAGGGCGGGTACGAAGTGGTCACCTCCGACCACCCCGAGGAGCGCTCCGGGATCGTGACGTTCCGCATCCCCGGGGTCGACAACGCCGCCCTTTGGAAGGCGCTGCACGCCCGGAAGGCGCTCTGCTCCCCCCGCGCGGGCGGGCTTCGGCTTTCGCCGCATTTCTACAACACGCCGGAAGAGATCGACCGGATGTTCGAGCTGATCCGGGAGGAACGAAGCCGGCTCTGAAAAAAGGAGGGATCGACACCATGGACATGGCGCTGAGGGACCGCTTTCTGGAGCTCTGGAAGAAATACTTCGAGGGGGCCGAAATCCCCCTCGCCTTCATGTACGCCGAGGATCCGCAGGATACCGAGAAAGTGCATCTTCCGAAGGAGCACCGCTGCTTCATCGGGGAGCTGGCGGCAGTCCGGCAGGGGAAATCGCTGCGCTTCGACGAGTACACGATCGGATGCCAGGGAGGGAAGAATTACCTCGGCTTTTCGCAGAGCCTCATGCCGAACTTCGAGCAGTTCCTCTCCTGCGGCATCCCGGGGAAGGTGGAAGGGGAGCGCTACAAGAAGACGCCGGAGCTGGTGAAGGAGTTTGTCACGCGGCAGCCGTCGTTCGAGGCGCCCGAGCAGTACATCGTGTTCAAGCGGTTCGACAAGCTCGGCTGGTCCGATCAGCCCGCCGCCGTCGTCTTCATCGCCCCGCCCGACGTCCTCTCGGGGCTGTTCACCCTGGCCAACTTCTCCGAGGCGGAGCCCAACGGCGTCTTCTGCCCCTTCTGCGCGGGCTGCGGCGCCATCGTCAAGTACCCGTACCTCGAGAACGCCTCCGAGCGCCCGCGGGCCGTGCTCGGCATGTTCGACGTCTCCGCCCGCCCTTACGTCGGCAAGACGGAGCTCAGCTTCACCGTGCCGATGAGCAAGTTCGCCGGCATGGTCGCCGACATGGAGGAGAGCTTCCTCACGACGAAGTCGTGGTCGCTCGTGCAGCGGCGGATCGCCCGGTCGGCCACCCCGGCGGGGTAATATTCAAGGCAGGAGAAAAGCGAGCACGGCCAATGCGGTGAGGCAGGCATGCCTCACCGCTGTTTTTTTTACGAGTTTCCTCTTGACCGGTCATGTGTCTTATGTGATAAATAAATTTAGATCAAATGAGAGAAAAGAGGGCGCCATGATCCGGGCCGCCGCCATCGCCGACGTTCTCGGGATCAAGGACAAGGTCCGGTCCCTTCGCGATCTCCAGGCGGAGGTCGAGCGCGGCCTCCCGAAGGCGTCGCTGCAACGCTGCGTCACCTTGATCATCAGCGACCCCAAGGAGCAGAAAAAGATCATCTACCGGATCGTCCCTTCGGCGACCTACCACCGCCGGAAGCGGATCCTGAAGATCGAGGAAAGCGAAAAGACCGAGCGGCTGGCGCGCGTGATCGCAACCGCCAACCATGTCTGGAACGACGAAGAGGACGCAAGGCGGTTCCTGACCTCTCCCCACCCGATGCTGGGGATGAAGACCCCGATCGAGGTATCCCATACGGAACTGGGGGCGCGCCGCATCGAGGAGATGCTCTGGAACCTGTTCCATGGTCTCCCGGCGTAAAGGGCCGCTTCGGGCCTGGCGGATCGGCGACGGCCGTCATCCCGTATTCGACGGGAAAGGGGCCCGGGATCGGGGAGGCCGCTGGAACAGCCCCGGGCGGGAGGCAATCTACGCCGCGGCGACGTATGCCGGGGCCATGCTCGAGCAGCTATCCTACGCGGGGATCGGGTTTCTCCCGAAAGGGCAAGTCTGGATCGAGATCCAAATCCCGGCGATCCCGATCGAGGTGGTGGAGTCGGGGGACGTCCCAGGGTGGGAACTGGAGGACAAGATCGCCAGCCAGGAGTACGGGGACAAATGGCTCGACGAAAACCGCACAGCCGTACTGTTGGTGC includes:
- a CDS encoding DUF169 domain-containing protein yields the protein MDMALRDRFLELWKKYFEGAEIPLAFMYAEDPQDTEKVHLPKEHRCFIGELAAVRQGKSLRFDEYTIGCQGGKNYLGFSQSLMPNFEQFLSCGIPGKVEGERYKKTPELVKEFVTRQPSFEAPEQYIVFKRFDKLGWSDQPAAVVFIAPPDVLSGLFTLANFSEAEPNGVFCPFCAGCGAIVKYPYLENASERPRAVLGMFDVSARPYVGKTELSFTVPMSKFAGMVADMEESFLTTKSWSLVQRRIARSATPAG
- a CDS encoding RES domain-containing protein; amino-acid sequence: MVSRRKGPLRAWRIGDGRHPVFDGKGARDRGGRWNSPGREAIYAAATYAGAMLEQLSYAGIGFLPKGQVWIEIQIPAIPIEVVESGDVPGWELEDKIASQEYGDKWLDENRTAVLLVPSVVSSGIEKNVVINPAHKDFPRITHSAPRKMEWHERFLVPPPAGRKK
- a CDS encoding antitoxin Xre/MbcA/ParS toxin-binding domain-containing protein; the encoded protein is MIRAAAIADVLGIKDKVRSLRDLQAEVERGLPKASLQRCVTLIISDPKEQKKIIYRIVPSATYHRRKRILKIEESEKTERLARVIATANHVWNDEEDARRFLTSPHPMLGMKTPIEVSHTELGARRIEEMLWNLFHGLPA